Proteins from a genomic interval of Cydia amplana chromosome 8, ilCydAmpl1.1, whole genome shotgun sequence:
- the LOC134650549 gene encoding uncharacterized protein LOC134650549: MGLYFYCLLVLTWTMAYSKVPLYLKDLNVNPGYKSEWKPNIGQRNPTGIEFGEISRGSLLKILAEFTQNVEQRLRPRQQSARFDAHFANNKYTRPYIYPRFGRNNVN, from the exons ATGGGACTTTACTTTTACTGTTTACTAGTCCTCACATGGACGATGGCCTATTCTAAAGTGCCGTTATATTTGAAAGATCTAAATGTTAACCCTGGGTATAAATCAG AATGGAAACCGAACATCGGCCAAAGGAACCCGACAGGCATAGAATTCGGAGAGATCTCGCGAGGCTCGCTGCTGAAGATACTGGCGGAGTTTACGCAGAACGTGGAGCAGCGGCTGCGCCCGCGCCAGCAGAGCGCGCGCTTCGACGCGCACTTCGCCAACAACAAGTACACCCGGCCCTACATCTACCCGAGGTTCGGCAGGAACAACGTAAACTAG